From Maniola hyperantus chromosome 21, iAphHyp1.2, whole genome shotgun sequence, the proteins below share one genomic window:
- the Dtd gene encoding D-aminoacyl-tRNA deacylase isoform X4: protein MKAIIQRVMNAKVSVNGEIVSSIGQGALVFIGICSMDNAKDMEYM from the exons atgaaaGCAATAATACAACGAGTTATGAATGCTAAAGTCAGCG tCAATGGAGAGATTGTAAGCAGTATTGGCCAGGGAGCATTAGTATTTATTGGTATATGTAGTATGGACAATGCTAAAGATATGGAATACATGTAA
- the Dtd gene encoding D-aminoacyl-tRNA deacylase isoform X2 — MKAIIQRVMNAKVSVNGEIVSSIGQGALVFIGICSMDNAKDMEYMVRKILSIRIFDDENEKKWKKSLVDNDFEVLCVSQFTLYNTWKGLKPDFHLAMPSEHSKEFYENFIEMLKSKYKPDKVKDGIFGAYMQVSLQNDGPVTLELESPAQTEKTSKKNMSAHVNKTTEEAGDIAER, encoded by the exons atgaaaGCAATAATACAACGAGTTATGAATGCTAAAGTCAGCG tCAATGGAGAGATTGTAAGCAGTATTGGCCAGGGAGCATTAGTATTTATTGGTATATGTAGTATGGACAATGCTAAAGATATGGAATACAT GGTTAGAAAAATTTTAAGCATAAGAATATttgatgatgaaaatgaaaagaAATGGAAGAAAAGCCTCGTTGATAATGACTTTGAAGTCTTGTGTGTTAGTCAGTTCACACTATACAATACATGGAAG GGTCTCAAACCGGATTTCCATCTTGCAATGCCATCAGAACATTCAAAGgaattttatgaaaactttattGAAATGttaaaaagtaaatacaaaCCAGATAAAGTCAAAG atgGCATTTTCGGCGCATACATGCAAGTATCCTTACAAAACGATGGACCAGTCACGTTGGAACTCGAATCGCCTGCACAAACGGAAAAAACTTCAAAGAAAAACATGTCCGCTCATGTAAATAAAACCACTGAAGAAGCAGGAGATATTGCAGAGAGATAA
- the Dtd gene encoding D-aminoacyl-tRNA deacylase isoform X1 translates to MRPIHVWNLSNFSYIMFTQIVNGEIVSSIGQGALVFIGICSMDNAKDMEYMVRKILSIRIFDDENEKKWKKSLVDNDFEVLCVSQFTLYNTWKGLKPDFHLAMPSEHSKEFYENFIEMLKSKYKPDKVKDGIFGAYMQVSLQNDGPVTLELESPAQTEKTSKKNMSAHVNKTTEEAGDIAER, encoded by the exons ATGAGACCAATACATGTTTGGAATCTTTCTAACTTTAGTTATATTATGTTCACTCAAATAG tCAATGGAGAGATTGTAAGCAGTATTGGCCAGGGAGCATTAGTATTTATTGGTATATGTAGTATGGACAATGCTAAAGATATGGAATACAT GGTTAGAAAAATTTTAAGCATAAGAATATttgatgatgaaaatgaaaagaAATGGAAGAAAAGCCTCGTTGATAATGACTTTGAAGTCTTGTGTGTTAGTCAGTTCACACTATACAATACATGGAAG GGTCTCAAACCGGATTTCCATCTTGCAATGCCATCAGAACATTCAAAGgaattttatgaaaactttattGAAATGttaaaaagtaaatacaaaCCAGATAAAGTCAAAG atgGCATTTTCGGCGCATACATGCAAGTATCCTTACAAAACGATGGACCAGTCACGTTGGAACTCGAATCGCCTGCACAAACGGAAAAAACTTCAAAGAAAAACATGTCCGCTCATGTAAATAAAACCACTGAAGAAGCAGGAGATATTGCAGAGAGATAA
- the Dtd gene encoding D-aminoacyl-tRNA deacylase 1 isoform X3 has product MDNAKDMEYMVRKILSIRIFDDENEKKWKKSLVDNDFEVLCVSQFTLYNTWKGLKPDFHLAMPSEHSKEFYENFIEMLKSKYKPDKVKDGIFGAYMQVSLQNDGPVTLELESPAQTEKTSKKNMSAHVNKTTEEAGDIAER; this is encoded by the exons ATGGACAATGCTAAAGATATGGAATACAT GGTTAGAAAAATTTTAAGCATAAGAATATttgatgatgaaaatgaaaagaAATGGAAGAAAAGCCTCGTTGATAATGACTTTGAAGTCTTGTGTGTTAGTCAGTTCACACTATACAATACATGGAAG GGTCTCAAACCGGATTTCCATCTTGCAATGCCATCAGAACATTCAAAGgaattttatgaaaactttattGAAATGttaaaaagtaaatacaaaCCAGATAAAGTCAAAG atgGCATTTTCGGCGCATACATGCAAGTATCCTTACAAAACGATGGACCAGTCACGTTGGAACTCGAATCGCCTGCACAAACGGAAAAAACTTCAAAGAAAAACATGTCCGCTCATGTAAATAAAACCACTGAAGAAGCAGGAGATATTGCAGAGAGATAA